One window from the genome of Leuconostoc suionicum encodes:
- a CDS encoding 5-oxoprolinase subunit B family protein, with product MSQKNYKFSDYGDASVLIEFSKVFSMQAWQKVHHLANQLLEENIPGILGIIPTYTTLFISYDYLVIKREKLQHVVEQYIANIDDKNLKIEGRIFKIPVVFGGKYGPDLEYVADSQQLSNEKLIEQFCSKPLQIMVVNRGPMFGTNFEKEVARLETPRTAVPAGAITAAGEQISIMIQKSPGGWRIFGQTPIQMKMEFEQNPPVYYKPGDMMTFYPIGEDDYSKFEGQTISDVEVKE from the coding sequence ATGAGCCAAAAAAACTATAAGTTCAGTGATTACGGCGACGCTAGCGTACTAATTGAATTCTCAAAAGTATTCTCAATGCAGGCATGGCAAAAAGTGCACCATCTCGCCAACCAATTACTTGAAGAAAATATTCCAGGAATTCTGGGAATCATTCCAACTTATACAACTTTGTTTATCAGTTATGATTATCTCGTCATAAAGCGAGAAAAACTCCAACATGTAGTTGAGCAATACATAGCAAATATTGACGACAAAAATCTAAAAATTGAAGGCCGCATTTTTAAAATTCCAGTTGTTTTTGGTGGCAAGTATGGTCCTGATTTAGAGTATGTTGCAGACAGCCAACAATTATCCAACGAAAAACTAATTGAACAATTTTGTTCAAAGCCATTACAAATTATGGTCGTTAACCGCGGTCCGATGTTTGGCACAAATTTTGAAAAAGAAGTTGCACGTCTTGAAACACCTAGGACGGCTGTACCCGCTGGAGCAATTACAGCTGCCGGAGAACAAATTTCTATTATGATTCAAAAGTCTCCCGGAGGTTGGCGCATTTTTGGTCAAACACCCATTCAAATGAAAATGGAATTTGAACAAAATCCACCAGTTTATTATAAACCTGGCGATATGATGACTTTCTATCCTATTGGTGAGGACGACTACTCAAAGTTCGAAGGACAGACGATTAGTGATGTGGAGGTCAAAGAATGA
- a CDS encoding acetyl-CoA carboxylase biotin carboxylase subunit: protein MFNKVLIVNRGDAASRVLKTLKKMNIASVVVYSEADQDLPYIKEATEAYPIGPSPAQKSYLNQDILLDVLKKSGADAVHPGFGFLSENANFAQKVEDAGAKFIGPSPKWLAKMANKNVARSIMAEYGLPIGTGSGALPDDPEKIKQAGQKIGFPVLVKPAGGGGGIGMLPAYNEEELVRVVQEARTMAQRAFDDGELYLEKYFENPRHIEFQVLADQHGHVQHFFERDCSIQRRHQKLIEESPAIGIERDELNQLAHKITTILADIGYDNIGTVEMLRDRHGNYSFLEMNTRLQVEHGVSEEITGVDLVEAQIRSAFGEELSQIIQKPIKNQGHAIEVRIYAEDPKTFFPSPGKLTTFSIPKIDGVRVETGFAQGTTISPFYDPMLAKVIAHAATRKEAITQLLTALKNFEVTGIKTNIPFLIDVLNSEKYQLGQLDTSFVKEFLKNNI, encoded by the coding sequence ATGTTTAATAAAGTATTAATTGTTAATCGAGGTGACGCAGCCAGTCGTGTTCTTAAAACATTGAAAAAAATGAACATCGCCTCCGTAGTAGTGTACTCAGAAGCAGATCAAGATTTACCTTACATTAAAGAAGCTACAGAAGCATACCCTATTGGCCCATCACCAGCTCAAAAAAGTTATTTAAATCAAGACATTTTGTTAGATGTTCTTAAAAAATCTGGTGCTGACGCAGTTCACCCTGGGTTTGGCTTTTTATCAGAGAACGCCAATTTTGCCCAAAAAGTTGAAGACGCAGGCGCTAAATTTATCGGTCCCTCACCAAAATGGTTAGCCAAAATGGCTAATAAAAATGTTGCGCGCTCAATCATGGCGGAATATGGCTTGCCAATTGGGACGGGATCTGGCGCATTGCCTGATGACCCTGAAAAAATTAAGCAAGCTGGACAAAAAATAGGATTCCCCGTATTAGTTAAACCCGCTGGTGGCGGTGGTGGAATAGGCATGCTACCGGCCTACAATGAAGAAGAGTTAGTAAGGGTTGTTCAAGAGGCCAGAACAATGGCGCAACGTGCTTTTGACGACGGAGAATTATATTTAGAAAAATATTTTGAAAACCCAAGACACATTGAATTTCAAGTTTTGGCCGATCAGCACGGTCATGTACAACACTTTTTTGAACGTGATTGTTCAATACAACGACGCCACCAAAAATTAATTGAAGAATCTCCAGCTATCGGTATTGAACGTGACGAACTAAATCAATTAGCTCATAAAATCACGACGATTTTAGCAGATATTGGTTACGATAACATCGGTACAGTAGAAATGTTGCGAGATCGTCATGGCAACTATAGTTTTCTTGAAATGAATACTCGCTTGCAGGTTGAGCATGGTGTTAGCGAAGAAATTACTGGTGTTGATTTAGTCGAAGCACAAATTAGGTCTGCATTTGGTGAAGAGCTATCTCAAATCATTCAAAAACCAATAAAAAATCAAGGGCATGCGATTGAGGTCCGAATTTATGCTGAAGACCCTAAAACCTTCTTCCCCTCACCCGGCAAGTTAACAACATTCTCGATACCCAAAATCGATGGTGTTAGAGTAGAGACTGGTTTTGCCCAAGGAACAACAATTTCTCCGTTTTACGACCCAATGTTGGCCAAAGTAATTGCCCACGCAGCAACAAGAAAAGAAGCCATTACACAACTATTAACGGCATTGAAAAACTTTGAGGTTACTGGCATAAAAACGAACATACCATTTTTAATTGATGTTTTAAATTCGGAAAAATACCAACTTGGGCAACTAGATACCAGCTTTGTAAAAGAATTTTTAAAGAATAATATATAG
- the nusB gene encoding transcription antitermination factor NusB: MANLTRHESRQAAFQVLFALEKDPQSNKIDDLYEIVLNGKEFDDYLPRLVNGVLGSKADLDEKISSHLAEGWAINRINKADLVILRLAIYELTAVEATPYKVAIDEAIELAKTFADEDDRKFVNGVLKHFARDEKTA, translated from the coding sequence ATGGCAAACTTAACGCGACATGAGTCACGACAAGCTGCATTTCAAGTTCTTTTTGCGTTAGAAAAAGATCCACAGAGTAATAAAATTGATGATTTATACGAAATTGTGCTAAATGGTAAGGAATTCGATGATTATTTACCACGCTTAGTTAATGGCGTTTTAGGCTCCAAGGCAGATTTGGATGAAAAAATTTCATCACATTTAGCTGAAGGTTGGGCGATTAACCGCATTAATAAAGCTGATTTAGTTATTTTACGATTAGCAATTTACGAATTAACTGCTGTCGAAGCAACTCCATACAAAGTTGCCATCGATGAGGCTATTGAATTAGCAAAAACTTTTGCTGATGAAGATGACCGTAAGTTTGTTAACGGTGTTTTAAAACATTTTGCACGTGATGAAAAAACCGCTTAA
- a CDS encoding aminotransferase class I/II-fold pyridoxal phosphate-dependent enzyme, translating into MTETTKEQQNLNPVAVKINEGIKNENPYVYEMLSNYGREVYFSKDGNVKQIADAKKYSKEFNATSGFATEHGKPMYLPLLADTLSDYDPADIFLYSSTLGSPELRTTWQEKMYTENPSLHDKKISNPIATIGLTHGLNLAANLFVNEGDTYILPDKQWENYKMIFSETKKANMVTYPMYDKDFHFDTEAFRQTLLSQRNKKKIIVILNFPNNPTGYTPLPHEADELAAAIKEVAEYGVNVVVISDDAYFGLFYKDSITESLFGRLANIHPRVLAIKVDGATKEEYTWGFRVGFLTFGINSDAMNEYLEEKVMGVIRTSISNGPTPSQTFILHALKSPQLAKQKADKFEIMEKRARKIDELLSSGKYDDAWDLYPFNSGYFFAIKVKGVNADQARIHLLQKYNVGTIALGDTDLRIAFSRVDVEHLEELVHRLYEGIKDLQ; encoded by the coding sequence ATGACTGAAACAACAAAAGAACAACAAAATCTTAATCCAGTTGCTGTCAAAATAAATGAGGGTATAAAGAATGAAAACCCCTACGTTTACGAAATGCTTTCAAATTATGGGCGCGAGGTTTACTTTTCAAAAGACGGGAACGTTAAACAAATTGCTGATGCTAAAAAGTATTCCAAAGAATTCAATGCCACATCAGGTTTCGCTACCGAGCACGGCAAACCAATGTACTTACCCCTATTGGCTGATACCCTGTCCGACTACGACCCTGCCGACATCTTCCTCTATTCATCAACATTGGGTTCTCCGGAGTTGCGTACCACTTGGCAAGAAAAAATGTATACGGAAAATCCCAGTCTACACGATAAAAAGATCTCTAATCCAATTGCAACAATTGGCCTAACCCACGGATTGAATCTGGCTGCTAACTTATTTGTTAATGAGGGGGACACTTATATTTTGCCAGACAAACAATGGGAAAACTATAAAATGATATTCAGTGAAACAAAGAAGGCCAACATGGTCACTTATCCCATGTATGACAAAGATTTCCATTTCGATACTGAGGCATTTAGACAAACTTTGCTATCGCAACGTAATAAGAAAAAAATCATCGTTATCCTGAATTTTCCAAACAATCCTACGGGATATACACCTTTACCACATGAAGCAGACGAATTAGCAGCCGCAATCAAAGAAGTTGCTGAATATGGTGTCAACGTGGTCGTTATCTCTGATGATGCCTACTTTGGTCTGTTTTATAAAGACTCAATTACTGAATCACTATTTGGTCGTTTAGCCAATATTCATCCACGTGTTTTAGCAATCAAAGTTGACGGGGCAACAAAGGAGGAGTACACTTGGGGATTTCGTGTCGGTTTTTTAACCTTTGGAATTAATAGTGATGCTATGAATGAATATCTGGAAGAAAAAGTAATGGGTGTCATTAGAACATCGATTTCTAACGGGCCAACCCCATCACAAACTTTTATTTTACATGCCCTCAAATCACCACAATTAGCAAAACAAAAAGCCGATAAATTTGAAATTATGGAAAAGCGCGCTCGTAAAATTGATGAGTTACTATCTTCAGGCAAATATGATGATGCATGGGATTTATATCCTTTTAATTCAGGTTACTTCTTTGCCATTAAAGTAAAAGGTGTCAATGCTGATCAAGCCAGAATACATTTACTTCAAAAATATAACGTTGGTACAATCGCACTGGGTGACACAGATCTACGTATTGCGTTTTCACGCGTAGATGTAGAACATTTGGAAGAATTGGTTCACCGCTTATATGAAGGAATTAAAGACCTTCAGTAA
- the efp gene encoding elongation factor P encodes MAIGMNDLKTGLTIEYSNSIWRVLDFQHVKPGKGGAFVRSKLKNLRTGAVNEVTFRPGDKFEQADITTRPMSYLYAENDGRVFMDVESYEQINIPDEYLKNALKFMLEGMEVKITMFGNEILGAELPSTVQLKVTETQPGIKGATATGSGKPATVETGATITVPDFVNEGETIIVNSEDGSYKGRA; translated from the coding sequence ATGGCAATCGGCATGAATGATTTAAAGACTGGTTTGACTATCGAATATTCAAACTCAATTTGGCGTGTTTTGGATTTCCAACACGTTAAGCCTGGTAAAGGCGGAGCGTTTGTTCGTTCAAAGTTGAAGAATTTACGTACAGGTGCGGTTAATGAAGTAACGTTCCGTCCTGGTGATAAGTTTGAACAAGCTGATATCACAACACGACCAATGTCTTATTTATATGCTGAAAACGATGGTCGTGTATTCATGGATGTTGAAAGTTATGAACAAATCAATATTCCAGATGAATATTTAAAAAATGCTTTGAAGTTTATGCTTGAAGGTATGGAAGTTAAAATTACGATGTTTGGCAATGAAATTCTTGGTGCTGAATTGCCATCAACTGTTCAACTAAAAGTGACAGAAACACAACCTGGTATTAAGGGTGCAACTGCGACAGGTTCTGGTAAGCCAGCAACTGTTGAAACAGGAGCAACAATCACAGTTCCAGATTTCGTTAATGAAGGTGAAACTATTATTGTTAACTCTGAAGACGGTTCTTATAAGGGCCGTGCTTAA
- a CDS encoding 5-oxoprolinase subunit C family protein: protein MTTAQITINSAKLANIQDSGRYGFEQYGISANGAIDMYAYLKANELVGNDNAEPAIEITAFGLSLTSTVDVPIAITGAEADLKIDHRIVKPWQTIILPAGKELTIGTMKKGLRAYVAFAGGIDAKSTLESTSRDTILDLGTKLTDGMTLKLKHVPTKTNMKTTYLEDRPSYGSPWHIRVCDGPDTEIFTKSTEQFFKNTYRVSPVSNHVGIRLSGPAVENFKTPEILSRGVGVGSIEIFPTGQAVVLHRGRTVTAGYPIIGVVPLIDLDMIGQARPGDEIHFEHISIEEARNLYKKRFNKLPYRR from the coding sequence ATGACGACAGCACAAATTACAATTAATTCCGCTAAGTTAGCTAACATTCAAGACAGCGGACGCTATGGCTTCGAACAATATGGCATCTCTGCGAACGGTGCTATCGATATGTATGCTTACCTAAAAGCAAATGAACTGGTCGGTAATGATAATGCCGAGCCAGCCATTGAAATTACGGCTTTTGGTTTATCTTTAACATCGACTGTTGACGTGCCTATCGCAATTACTGGTGCAGAAGCAGACCTTAAAATTGATCATAGAATTGTTAAACCATGGCAAACTATCATATTGCCAGCTGGAAAAGAACTAACGATTGGCACGATGAAAAAAGGGCTTCGCGCCTATGTCGCCTTTGCAGGTGGCATTGACGCGAAATCAACTTTAGAGAGCACTTCTCGAGATACCATACTGGACCTAGGGACCAAATTAACAGATGGCATGACTTTAAAATTAAAACACGTCCCGACAAAGACCAACATGAAAACAACCTATTTAGAAGATCGACCTTCCTACGGTTCACCATGGCACATTAGAGTTTGTGATGGCCCTGATACAGAAATTTTTACCAAAAGCACCGAACAATTTTTCAAAAATACCTACCGTGTTTCACCTGTTAGTAACCATGTAGGAATTCGCTTAAGTGGACCGGCGGTTGAAAACTTTAAGACACCAGAAATATTATCTCGTGGTGTTGGCGTCGGCTCAATCGAAATATTTCCAACTGGTCAAGCAGTAGTCTTACATCGTGGTCGAACGGTAACTGCAGGTTATCCCATTATAGGGGTTGTGCCATTAATTGATTTGGATATGATTGGTCAAGCTCGACCTGGTGACGAAATACATTTTGAACATATTAGCATCGAGGAAGCTAGAAATCTTTATAAAAAACGTTTCAATAAACTACCATACAGAAGATGA
- a CDS encoding LysR family transcriptional regulator: MNSVDIEIFLAVVNAGTLTEAADALFISQSTLSYRIAKLEKDVGMDLIERGRGFRTLNLTPDGQKFLNIARHWMDLVHETRAIKYKQQKITLSIGAIDSAQSYILPPIYSMIKHFKETIDMHIITGQSTDLYAALNNRKIDIAIGHFEQPDPGMINSKFSGEKMVVVCKGKLKTVNNRLIDAELDTKEQVFFGFNVFFQSWYDRWIENRPYPTIQIDTANLLTTFLDDDKKWAIVPFSIANHLRESNQCHIYYLQNMPPNRITYQIRKKDPTSSAAEGLQIFDACVDFLRREQVNREIYELFTNHTNQAT, encoded by the coding sequence ATGAATTCAGTTGATATTGAGATATTCTTAGCAGTTGTTAACGCAGGTACATTAACAGAGGCAGCCGATGCATTGTTTATTTCCCAATCAACCTTAAGCTATCGAATTGCAAAGCTTGAAAAAGATGTTGGTATGGATTTAATTGAACGAGGGCGCGGATTTAGAACTTTGAATCTAACGCCTGATGGACAAAAATTTTTAAACATTGCTCGACATTGGATGGACTTAGTGCATGAAACGAGAGCTATTAAATACAAGCAACAAAAAATCACATTATCAATTGGCGCAATTGATTCGGCACAGTCTTATATTTTGCCGCCTATTTATTCTATGATTAAGCATTTTAAGGAAACGATTGATATGCATATTATTACTGGGCAATCAACAGATCTTTATGCTGCTTTAAATAATCGAAAAATCGATATTGCCATTGGTCATTTTGAACAACCTGATCCTGGGATGATTAATAGCAAATTTTCGGGAGAAAAAATGGTTGTTGTGTGTAAAGGGAAATTAAAAACGGTAAATAACAGATTAATTGATGCAGAGCTAGATACGAAGGAACAAGTTTTTTTTGGGTTTAATGTTTTTTTTCAATCGTGGTATGATCGCTGGATTGAGAATCGCCCTTATCCAACAATACAAATTGATACAGCTAATCTATTGACTACATTTCTAGATGATGATAAAAAGTGGGCTATTGTGCCTTTTTCGATAGCTAATCATCTTCGAGAGTCTAATCAGTGTCACATTTATTATTTGCAAAATATGCCACCAAATCGTATTACCTATCAAATCCGTAAAAAAGATCCTACCAGTTCTGCTGCTGAAGGATTGCAAATTTTTGATGCTTGTGTAGATTTTTTGCGTCGGGAACAAGTTAACAGAGAAATTTATGAATTATTTACAAACCACACTAACCAAGCAACATAA
- a CDS encoding MFS transporter, translated as MIKIKNKQIYLVVLLALLFQTAYQGNIVLTTLYAVHLHAHSAFLGVIVALSAVFPMLLAIYSGKFTDRIGFKLPLVLGMIGCGSALLLPFIVHNQLWILLVSQSLFGLFQIFTIVTIQNLVGALSNSKNYSKNYAILSQGTSIGELLGNVMTGFAIDHIGYSFTYVFLASLAIISGLVFLFNLVTVPKYEKKTQVQSEKFIDLLASRNLRKTFITSGIILTGVFLFSFYFPVYGRSIHLSTSLIGLILGANTAAYFIIRLVMPRLSAKLSEMHLLGICLLMSSIGFALIPLVKNFYILAGLSFVMGLGLGCCQPLSMSMAYHFSPKNRTGEVLGLRLAVNKFAQVAVPIISGPLGGTLGTLPVFWTNAALFIYGGLSMFTPETPDKIKSEISEKTP; from the coding sequence GTGATAAAGATAAAGAACAAACAAATATACTTAGTAGTTTTACTCGCTCTATTGTTTCAAACTGCTTACCAAGGAAATATTGTTTTAACAACACTATACGCAGTGCATTTGCACGCCCACTCTGCTTTTTTGGGTGTCATAGTTGCTTTAAGCGCCGTATTCCCAATGCTTTTAGCAATATATTCTGGCAAATTCACTGACAGAATAGGATTTAAGCTCCCCTTAGTATTAGGCATGATTGGTTGTGGATCTGCTCTCCTCTTACCATTTATCGTCCATAACCAACTTTGGATACTATTAGTCTCGCAATCATTATTTGGTTTATTTCAAATTTTCACCATCGTCACTATTCAAAATTTGGTAGGTGCCTTAAGTAACTCCAAAAATTATTCCAAAAATTACGCTATTTTATCACAAGGTACTTCCATTGGTGAACTGTTAGGTAATGTTATGACTGGATTTGCCATTGATCATATTGGATACAGTTTTACGTATGTCTTTTTAGCAAGTTTAGCCATCATTTCAGGGCTTGTATTTCTATTCAATCTGGTCACAGTACCAAAATACGAGAAAAAAACGCAAGTACAATCCGAAAAATTCATTGATTTATTAGCTTCTCGAAATTTACGCAAAACTTTTATTACTTCAGGAATTATCTTAACAGGTGTTTTTCTATTCTCGTTCTATTTTCCAGTGTACGGACGCAGTATTCATCTTTCAACGTCTCTAATTGGTTTGATTTTGGGTGCTAACACTGCCGCTTATTTCATTATTCGGTTAGTAATGCCTCGACTAAGTGCAAAATTAAGTGAAATGCATTTGCTAGGTATTTGTTTATTAATGTCATCAATCGGCTTTGCTTTGATTCCACTCGTTAAAAACTTTTACATACTGGCAGGATTATCATTTGTTATGGGGCTAGGACTAGGTTGTTGTCAACCACTATCGATGTCAATGGCATACCATTTTTCTCCTAAAAACCGGACCGGCGAAGTATTGGGTCTTCGTTTGGCAGTAAATAAATTTGCCCAAGTAGCTGTGCCAATTATTTCTGGACCTTTAGGCGGAACTTTGGGTACTTTACCGGTCTTTTGGACAAATGCGGCGCTATTTATATACGGTGGATTATCAATGTTTACCCCAGAAACACCCGATAAAATCAAATCAGAAATTTCTGAAAAAACGCCATAA
- a CDS encoding zinc-binding dehydrogenase has protein sequence MNALTRYGTEIGGFKFERGLPEPEITDDDILIEVKAAGICGADFKHYGIENGATDNKRIAGHEFSGVIVKAGKNVTDWHVGQRVVSENTAYACGKCHACEIGNFLVCPYKRSFGLSPNTDGGFTKYVKVPGYIMNLYKNCLFEIPENVSFEEASMLDPIGNAYMAVAQRSNLLPGDNVVVFGAGTLGLGCVQMAKIMGAAEIIVVASSANEAVRFPVAKKFGATHCISYDKENVEEKILELVGENNIPIVYDCAGSPSVLKQSLNILRTNGQIIRVGMSFLPLNFSINDLSMKAIDLVGHMAYNTVSLKHVLTLLERKMFDAKSMITHILPLSDWQEGFELMKNRQGIKVILKYDE, from the coding sequence ATGAATGCTTTAACACGATACGGTACTGAAATTGGTGGATTTAAATTCGAAAGAGGATTACCTGAACCTGAAATTACAGATGACGATATTTTAATTGAAGTAAAGGCTGCCGGCATATGTGGTGCTGATTTCAAACACTACGGTATTGAAAATGGTGCTACTGATAATAAACGAATCGCTGGTCATGAATTTTCAGGCGTTATTGTCAAAGCAGGGAAAAATGTTACCGATTGGCATGTTGGTCAACGCGTTGTTTCAGAAAACACTGCTTATGCTTGTGGAAAATGTCACGCTTGTGAAATTGGAAATTTTCTAGTATGTCCTTATAAACGTTCATTTGGACTAAGCCCAAATACTGATGGCGGTTTCACTAAATATGTCAAAGTCCCCGGTTATATTATGAATCTCTACAAAAATTGCCTTTTTGAAATTCCAGAAAATGTTTCATTTGAAGAGGCTTCTATGTTGGATCCAATTGGCAATGCCTATATGGCAGTGGCACAACGTTCTAATTTGCTGCCTGGTGACAATGTTGTTGTCTTCGGTGCAGGTACGCTAGGCCTTGGTTGCGTACAAATGGCAAAAATTATGGGAGCGGCTGAAATTATTGTGGTTGCCTCAAGTGCCAACGAGGCAGTTCGTTTCCCAGTCGCCAAAAAATTTGGTGCAACACATTGCATTTCTTACGATAAAGAAAATGTTGAAGAAAAAATCCTTGAGTTAGTTGGCGAAAACAACATCCCCATCGTTTATGATTGCGCCGGATCACCATCCGTTTTAAAACAATCACTTAATATATTACGAACAAATGGACAAATTATTCGTGTAGGTATGAGCTTTTTGCCACTCAACTTCTCAATTAATGATCTATCTATGAAAGCTATTGATCTTGTCGGTCATATGGCCTACAATACCGTTTCCTTAAAACATGTATTGACACTTTTAGAACGAAAAATGTTTGATGCAAAATCAATGATTACGCATATTTTACCTTTGTCAGATTGGCAAGAAGGATTTGAACTAATGAAAAACCGGCAAGGTATCAAAGTTATTTTAAAGTACGACGAATAA
- a CDS encoding MarR family winged helix-turn-helix transcriptional regulator has protein sequence MQNSELLNESINVYMSALKNLEKLISQPTSEYGASFEQWLIMAAVADSDEPLTMTKIAKDRGVTKGAVARQLKPLFDCGYLKHVPDEKDHRRVLLVLTPEGRTVEKQMTMKVQQRFHKWLDIFGVEEGKSFLKTLKRFQNLIVQPELNKKKIESNQDL, from the coding sequence ATGCAAAACTCAGAATTATTGAATGAATCTATTAATGTATATATGTCAGCATTAAAGAATCTTGAAAAACTAATTTCGCAACCAACGAGCGAATATGGCGCTTCTTTCGAGCAGTGGCTTATTATGGCTGCTGTAGCGGATAGTGATGAGCCACTTACGATGACCAAAATAGCTAAAGATCGCGGTGTAACCAAAGGAGCTGTTGCTCGCCAATTAAAACCATTGTTTGATTGTGGCTACTTAAAACATGTGCCTGATGAAAAAGATCATCGCCGTGTGCTACTAGTTTTGACACCAGAAGGAAGGACTGTTGAAAAGCAGATGACGATGAAAGTGCAACAGCGCTTTCATAAATGGTTGGATATTTTTGGTGTAGAAGAAGGCAAATCCTTCCTTAAAACACTGAAACGCTTCCAAAACTTAATTGTCCAACCAGAGTTAAATAAGAAAAAGATTGAATCTAATCAGGATTTGTGA
- a CDS encoding Asp23/Gls24 family envelope stress response protein, whose amino-acid sequence MAKEIKYNKATTKNLLLITESEVPGTTQVTPEVIEVIAQIAAQEVTGVYSMRGKLADRFASVFGSTARGKGVELQQTIDGLVIEAYVFLQYGVPVPKIALNIQNAIKSQVSSMTDLEVARVNVHVSGIIPEKPDHTIDPDNLFGENEVAN is encoded by the coding sequence ATGGCCAAAGAAATTAAATACAATAAAGCAACTACTAAGAATTTGTTATTAATCACTGAGAGTGAAGTGCCAGGAACCACACAGGTAACGCCAGAGGTGATTGAAGTTATTGCACAAATTGCGGCACAAGAAGTGACTGGTGTTTACTCAATGAGAGGTAAATTAGCAGATCGATTTGCCAGTGTATTTGGATCAACTGCCCGCGGAAAGGGCGTTGAATTACAGCAAACAATTGATGGCTTAGTGATTGAAGCGTATGTTTTTTTGCAATATGGTGTTCCAGTACCAAAAATAGCTTTAAACATTCAGAATGCAATTAAATCTCAAGTTTCGTCAATGACAGATTTAGAAGTAGCGCGTGTTAATGTGCACGTTAGTGGAATTATACCGGAAAAGCCGGATCACACGATTGATCCTGATAATTTATTTGGTGAGAATGAGGTAGCTAATTAA
- a CDS encoding TatD family hydrolase: MAIYDPTKTPTDSYDTHTHLNDDQLFHDVPAYIGRANEFRVMEMNVVGYNAQSNERALEISNNHDNIYAVLGFQPEDTKDFDDQAFITLEQQLQQPKVVGVGETGLDYYWETTTHDVQVAAFKKHLGLAKKFDLPVIIHNRDAFEDVYKILKDSGVKKGVMHSFSGTPEQAKAFIDLGMHISFSGVVSFKKAEEVREAAKTIPLDRLLVETDAPYLAPTPYRGKTNEPALVKFVIDSLAETLEMSAKDLSDVTRGNAHRLFLNHE; encoded by the coding sequence ATGGCGATATATGATCCAACTAAAACACCAACAGATAGTTATGATACCCATACACATTTGAATGATGACCAATTATTTCATGATGTGCCAGCGTATATTGGGCGAGCTAATGAGTTTCGTGTAATGGAAATGAATGTGGTGGGATACAATGCACAAAGTAATGAACGTGCATTAGAAATTTCAAACAACCATGATAATATTTATGCAGTTCTTGGTTTTCAACCTGAGGATACAAAAGATTTTGATGATCAGGCGTTTATCACATTGGAACAGCAACTACAACAACCAAAGGTTGTTGGTGTCGGTGAGACGGGGTTGGATTACTATTGGGAAACAACGACTCACGATGTCCAAGTTGCAGCATTTAAAAAGCATCTTGGGTTAGCTAAAAAATTTGATTTACCTGTCATTATCCATAATCGTGATGCTTTTGAAGATGTTTATAAAATACTAAAAGATTCAGGTGTGAAGAAGGGTGTGATGCATAGTTTTTCTGGCACACCAGAGCAGGCTAAGGCATTTATTGATTTAGGAATGCACATTTCTTTTAGTGGTGTTGTAAGTTTTAAAAAAGCCGAAGAAGTTCGTGAGGCAGCAAAAACAATTCCTCTAGATCGTCTCTTGGTTGAGACGGACGCTCCTTATTTGGCTCCCACACCTTATCGTGGCAAAACGAATGAGCCAGCATTAGTTAAGTTTGTCATCGATAGCTTGGCTGAAACATTAGAGATGTCAGCTAAAGACTTATCAGATGTGACACGTGGCAATGCACATCGTTTATTTTTAAATCATGAATGA
- a CDS encoding acyl-CoA carboxylase biotin carboxyl carrier protein subunit → MTINNVTSPITGSIWKIEIALGQKISAGETAIVLESMKAEFTVEAPFSGTVKDIKLSEGDVVYENDVIFTIEVDD, encoded by the coding sequence ATGACCATTAATAACGTTACTTCACCAATCACAGGCTCCATTTGGAAAATCGAAATCGCACTTGGGCAAAAAATTAGCGCTGGGGAAACGGCGATTGTTTTGGAATCAATGAAAGCCGAATTTACGGTGGAAGCACCCTTTTCTGGGACTGTCAAAGACATAAAACTATCAGAAGGCGATGTCGTTTATGAAAATGACGTCATTTTCACAATCGAAGTAGATGATTAA